In one Dreissena polymorpha isolate Duluth1 chromosome 7, UMN_Dpol_1.0, whole genome shotgun sequence genomic region, the following are encoded:
- the LOC127839659 gene encoding uncharacterized protein LOC127839659 yields the protein MVKKAKKEFSEFKKESTKTGGGRPPSNPPSTSSRIIEMYKDTAGFSGIPGAADLETFIFQDGEVLNHTQTGVTGEFILDFILEQTGEDTVNEQSKSNTVTRNLKETTIEKSHTVSCESVDQMTEKEKVQKTTQVSSDNSRTRTNERDSSTYDPCSSKQGDAKKKSKRYL from the exons ATGGTAAAGAAAGCCAAAAAAGAATTTAGTGAGTTCAAGAAGGAGTCCACGAAAACAGGTGGCGGACGACCTCCAAGTAACCCGCCGTCCACATCATCTCGAATCATTGAGATGTACAAGGACACTGCTGGGTTTTCCGGGATCCCAGGTGCGGCAGACCTCGAAACCTTCA TCTTTCAGGACGGTGAAGTGCTCAACCATACACAGACTG GGGTAACTGGAGAATTTATCCTCGACTTCATCCTGGAACAAACAGGCGAAGACACCGTCAatg AGCAGTCGAAGTCAAATACAGTCACAAGGAACTTGAAAGAGACAA CGATTGAAAAGTCTCATACAGTGAGTTGTGAATCGGTTGATCAAATGACGG AGAAAGAAAAAGTGCAGAAGACTACGCAGGTCTCATCCGACAACAGCAGAACCAGGACGAACGAACGCGATAGCTCCACATACG ATCCGTGTTCCAGCAAGCAAGGTGATGCAAAGAAAAAATCGAAAAGGTATTTATGA
- the LOC127837352 gene encoding uncharacterized protein LOC127837352 encodes MFFIRCLVTFCVVLVNVGSIHATPLPNSVQATSPTNDVHATLTTNNVQATSPTNNINATSSTPNDNHQPIQGRAASGPMCMDCKRLPSPSDCNHVIKCAEHEVCYVTQFVSDGGHVYYDTGCQASTRCPVNDWVNDSVVIRRAPGDIETCIECCQGNYCNLQGCSSQPIPDINIRGPMCFQCDVQDTLDSCETVVNCGPSNECFLSTLVIPLTNEVKYTSKCMTTIQLLSNTLGGQRIHIRNRNVNHSNQAANSTTHHHPFVRANHNGGDHHQHHHQFERVNHNGGDHNQHHHQFERVNHNGRDHNKHHHQFEHFNHNGGDHNHHHHHHRPYNNPPIGSSDVKLPWHQAHIRPRTPANKMEEVSLCSTTKTRVKKTSENGYSP; translated from the exons ATg TTCTTCATCAGGTGTTTGGTCACTTTCTGCGTGGTTCTAGTGAATGTCGGTTCTATCCACGCAACGCCGCTGCCGAACAGCGTCCAAGCAACCTCGCCGACAAACGACGTCCATGCAACGTTGACGACGAACAACGTCCAAGCAACGTCGCCGACGAACAACATCAATGCAACGTCGTCGACTCCGAACGACAACCATCAACCTATCCAAG GTCGCGCTGCCTCGGGTCCAATGTGCATGGACTGCAAGCGTTTACCATCCCCTAGCGACTGTAACCACGTTATCAAGTGTGCAGAACACGAG GTTTGTTACGTTACCCAATTCGTTTCCGATGGAGGGCACGTGTATTATGATACGGGCTGCCAGGCTTCTACT CGATGCCCAGTTAATGACTGGGTTAACGACTCCGTGGTCATTCGGCGAGCCCCTGGGGACATCGAAACGTGCATTGAATGTTGTCAAGGCAACTACTGCAACCTCCAGGGATGCAGTTCACAAC CTATACCAGATATCAACATCCGTGGACCAATGTGTTTTCAATGTGATGTACAGGACACACTTGACTCCTGTGAGACCGTGGTCAACTGCGGACCGAGCAAC GAATGTTTCCTGTCTACCCTAGTCATCCCTCTTACCAACGAAGTGAAGTATACGAGTAAATGCATGACCACAATC caattgcTCTCGAACACATTGGGAGGTCAACGGATCCACATCCGCAACCGAAACGTCAACCACTCCAACCAAGCCGCAAACagcaccacccaccaccacccgtTTGTACGTGCCAACCACAACGGGGGcgaccaccaccaacaccaccaccaattCGAACGTGTCAACCACAACGGGGGCGACCacaaccaacaccaccaccaattTGAACGTGTAAACCACAACGGGCGCGACCACAACAAACACCACCACCAATTTGAACATTTCAACCACAATGGAGGCgaccacaaccaccatcaccaccaccatcgccCAT ACAACAACCCTCCGATTGGCTCAAG TGACGTAAAGTTGCCATGGCATCAGGCCCACATCAGGCCCAGGACACCTGCAAACAAGATGGAGGAAGTCTCGTTGTGTTCCACGACAAAGACCCGGGTAAAGAAGACTTCGGAAAATGGCTACAGTCCTTAA